A genomic stretch from Embleya scabrispora includes:
- a CDS encoding ALF repeat-containing protein, with product MEHTTFWSRRRLITAVATGMAAAALPMTGVARARAAEDGDATAGDGLGLPDTERGKAVEAWMTGGRATRAAAGHALAGSDTDVALFLSETLPTLEAEDDRVAIMAFLAGAGKGVQRDAVAALNAGDTAIAAFVANGFRASVLEDYRVATTTVMNEGGQALTRSAQAALNDGTPATLHTFLTEGQFSARAEDMRVEVTKYMATAGPEARKYASRALGGSDDDVEWFLEVGRNIAHARDQETSRIEELVAVVARAGRTAQSQTDMAVTASEQAITAAGKAKEAAEKAAEEARAAQRDVRKSAAAARRAISSAQGAADAARTAVRASQVATEASRLASRAATAAQHAASAAASAASRAYRAAIDASKDANMAETAKNAAVAARNAAARAREMVAGLDKVLREVGRAKAAGKQAAAAAAGAAGAADASAAAAAEAGAASGEARRAAEQARRQADIASSAARQAGAAASRADALSDAAAGAAQSARSAANSAAVHADKAADAAEEAVKYAGQARDFANKSTAHAAEAIKAADTATKAVADAVEVEARAREAEAAQLEMERQEGIAEARELARVEKETLTAHAGRLNQVQQINEEILDLLRQAERALKDGDLAPAAVAGRKAAVGLLQASGTWTREAAQFALAGTDDAVLGWIDLDRALAQAQDDRETALYLAQVGGPAVAEAAARALTDNSSTAVGDFNTSGRVKASQEDNRRAILKIINDDPGPAVRKGAEGALNKNTPEALQDFLDVEFPELLMEDDRVKIAALLNGAGVYMRVMGEIAMEGPSWMRRQFLEKVRYLAAQLDLDTNAHVAAVKGAIAAAARIAHEAQQDAALASKVAAEARKAAAEAARWAAAAQASARNAADSAAEARNNADIADTAAAEAKASAEKARAAATIARAAARTANYAANRALQAAESADNSARQARASAERARQDQLRAGKSAAEAEAAARDAHRIGLKAREDEQRRRALEAQRKAQQDRDNNVNPSDTPDNDRVKQQDHWWEDMDTWIKVAGWVETGAGVVAAGACVVAVVAPPTAPVSGTVAAVASNIALGASGVRAGLTGFEYGFRSSAFGRALGGFALTTVTRGGYRPFKLAKKQLDYVLAA from the coding sequence ATGGAGCACACGACGTTCTGGAGCCGGCGCCGCCTGATAACCGCCGTGGCGACCGGCATGGCGGCGGCGGCGCTGCCGATGACAGGTGTCGCCCGGGCCCGGGCCGCCGAGGACGGCGACGCGACGGCAGGGGATGGTCTCGGTCTGCCCGATACCGAGCGGGGCAAGGCGGTCGAGGCGTGGATGACCGGCGGCAGGGCGACGAGAGCGGCGGCCGGTCATGCACTGGCCGGCAGCGATACCGACGTCGCGCTGTTCTTGTCCGAGACGTTGCCGACGTTGGAAGCCGAGGACGACCGGGTCGCGATCATGGCGTTCCTGGCCGGGGCCGGAAAGGGCGTGCAGCGCGACGCGGTTGCGGCCTTGAACGCCGGTGACACGGCGATCGCGGCGTTCGTCGCGAACGGCTTCAGGGCGTCCGTGCTGGAGGACTACCGGGTGGCCACCACCACGGTCATGAACGAGGGCGGTCAGGCCCTGACCCGGTCCGCGCAGGCGGCGTTGAACGACGGCACACCCGCCACGCTGCACACGTTCCTGACCGAGGGCCAGTTCTCGGCCCGCGCCGAGGACATGCGCGTCGAGGTCACCAAGTACATGGCCACGGCCGGACCCGAGGCGCGCAAGTACGCCTCGCGCGCGCTCGGCGGCAGTGATGACGATGTCGAGTGGTTCCTGGAGGTGGGCCGGAACATCGCCCACGCCCGGGACCAGGAGACGTCCAGGATCGAGGAGTTGGTCGCGGTCGTGGCCCGGGCGGGACGCACCGCCCAGTCCCAGACGGACATGGCCGTCACCGCTTCCGAGCAGGCGATCACCGCGGCCGGCAAGGCCAAGGAGGCTGCCGAGAAGGCTGCGGAGGAGGCCAGGGCGGCCCAGCGGGACGTGCGCAAGTCGGCGGCTGCGGCCCGGCGTGCGATCTCCTCGGCGCAGGGCGCGGCGGACGCGGCGCGGACCGCGGTGCGCGCGTCCCAAGTGGCGACGGAGGCGTCGCGGCTGGCGTCACGGGCGGCCACTGCCGCCCAGCACGCCGCGTCGGCGGCGGCATCCGCGGCGTCGCGGGCGTACAGGGCGGCGATCGACGCCTCGAAGGACGCCAACATGGCAGAGACGGCGAAGAACGCGGCGGTCGCCGCGCGCAACGCCGCGGCCAGGGCCCGCGAGATGGTGGCGGGGCTGGACAAGGTCCTTCGAGAGGTCGGACGGGCCAAGGCCGCAGGCAAACAGGCTGCCGCTGCCGCCGCCGGGGCCGCCGGTGCGGCGGATGCCTCGGCTGCCGCCGCCGCCGAAGCCGGCGCCGCTTCGGGCGAGGCGCGCCGTGCGGCCGAACAGGCGCGTCGCCAGGCGGACATCGCCTCCTCCGCGGCACGCCAGGCCGGCGCGGCCGCATCGAGGGCCGACGCGCTGTCGGACGCCGCCGCCGGCGCGGCGCAGTCCGCGCGTAGCGCCGCCAACTCGGCCGCCGTGCACGCCGACAAGGCAGCAGACGCCGCCGAGGAGGCGGTGAAGTACGCCGGCCAGGCCCGGGACTTCGCCAACAAGTCCACCGCGCACGCGGCCGAGGCGATCAAGGCGGCCGACACCGCCACCAAGGCCGTCGCGGACGCCGTCGAGGTGGAGGCCAGGGCTCGTGAGGCCGAGGCGGCCCAATTGGAGATGGAGCGCCAGGAGGGTATCGCCGAGGCCCGGGAACTCGCCCGCGTCGAGAAGGAGACGCTGACGGCCCACGCGGGCAGGCTCAACCAGGTCCAACAGATCAACGAGGAGATCTTGGACCTTCTCCGCCAAGCCGAGCGGGCGTTGAAGGACGGTGACCTGGCGCCGGCCGCCGTCGCGGGTCGCAAGGCGGCTGTGGGGCTGTTGCAGGCGAGCGGAACCTGGACTCGGGAGGCCGCGCAATTCGCCCTGGCGGGTACGGACGACGCCGTCCTCGGCTGGATCGATCTCGACCGGGCCCTGGCACAGGCCCAGGACGACCGTGAGACCGCCCTCTATCTGGCGCAGGTCGGCGGCCCCGCCGTCGCCGAGGCGGCCGCGCGGGCGTTGACCGACAACAGCTCGACGGCCGTGGGGGACTTCAACACCTCGGGACGTGTCAAGGCGTCGCAGGAGGACAATCGGCGCGCCATTTTGAAGATCATCAACGATGACCCCGGGCCCGCCGTGCGCAAGGGCGCGGAGGGCGCGTTGAACAAGAACACCCCGGAGGCGCTGCAAGACTTCCTCGACGTCGAGTTCCCCGAGTTGCTCATGGAGGACGACCGGGTCAAGATCGCCGCCCTGCTCAACGGCGCCGGGGTGTACATGCGGGTGATGGGCGAGATCGCCATGGAGGGCCCGTCCTGGATGCGCCGGCAATTCCTGGAGAAGGTCCGCTACCTCGCCGCGCAACTGGACCTCGACACCAACGCCCATGTCGCGGCCGTGAAGGGGGCGATCGCGGCGGCCGCCCGCATCGCCCACGAGGCACAGCAGGACGCCGCCCTTGCGTCCAAGGTGGCCGCCGAGGCACGCAAGGCCGCGGCGGAAGCGGCGAGGTGGGCCGCCGCTGCTCAGGCATCCGCCCGCAACGCGGCCGATTCCGCTGCCGAGGCCCGCAACAACGCCGACATCGCGGACACGGCCGCCGCGGAGGCCAAGGCTTCGGCCGAGAAGGCCAGGGCCGCCGCCACGATCGCCCGTGCCGCGGCGCGCACCGCGAACTACGCCGCCAACCGTGCTCTGCAAGCCGCCGAGAGTGCCGACAACTCCGCCCGCCAGGCCCGTGCCTCGGCCGAGCGGGCCCGCCAGGATCAGCTCCGCGCGGGCAAGAGTGCCGCAGAGGCGGAGGCCGCCGCCCGGGACGCCCACCGTATCGGGCTGAAGGCCCGGGAGGACGAACAGCGCAGGCGGGCGCTGGAAGCACAGCGCAAGGCCCAGCAGGACCGGGACAACAACGTCAACCCCTCCGACACGCCTGACAACGACCGGGTCAAGCAGCAGGACCACTGGTGGGAGGACATGGACACCTGGATCAAGGTGGCCGGCTGGGTGGAGACGGGGGCGGGGGTCGTCGCCGCCGGAGCCTGCGTGGTCGCCGTCGTAGCTCCGCCCACCGCACCCGTCTCCGGGACCGTGGCGGCGGTCGCCTCCAACATCGCGCTGGGGGCCAGTGGCGTGAGGGCTGGGCTCACCGGGTTCGAATACGGCTTCCGCAGCTCGGCGTTCGGCAGGGCACTCGGCGGCTTCGCCCTGACCACCGTCACACGCGGGGGATACAGGCCCTTCAAGCTCGCCAAGAAGCAGTTGGACTACGTCCTGGCGGCCTGA